CTAAAGTAAATACGTCAATGAGATATATTTAGAAAGTACCGTAAGCCATTTTAAACTACCAAGTGTGTtaacctttctttttctcataccGCTAGGCTCTTTACACACAGTATATAAATCAAGGcatggagagggcgaagggagaaagaggacagagaatgaaagagcgaggTGTATCCAGGTCTTTTTATTGCTACTTGGAGAGATCTCATTAGAAGTAGGAGTAGTTTCAAGGGCACACTCTCCGCCTCGCGTTACATTGGCTTTTCCAAATCGGGCTTTTGGCGGACCTGAGCTGGGGTACCTCCTGGAGGTTCTTCCGTATTCTTTGTACGTTTGTTTTTTGGATGTTGGAGTGTGATGATGGGCTCCATGACAGGGATGGGCGGTGTATTCAACACTAACCCACTaacagaaacaaatgaaaaacattGTGTAAGCGTCTACTTTCATTAATGCTGTAGGGTTTTCAAAGATTACGTCGGGTTTGGAAACGATGGAAAGAGTTGGCttaatcaaggtctatataaatacttatatagaccttgggcttAATTATGTGTATGCATCTACGCTCATTAATGccctaaggtttccaaagattaCGTCGGGTTTGGAAACGATGGAAAGAAGTGGCTTATTTCACGGATAAtgggtgaatatgtatatatatatatatatatatatatatatatatatatatatatatatataatatagtgtgtgtgtgtgtgtgtgtgtgtgtgtgtgtgtgtgtgtgtgtgtgtgtgtgtgtgtgtgtgtgtgtgtgtgtatatataaagaatatatgaatacatattgacAAAATATTTGAGTCATGTGTAAACTGTAGTAGGCCGGCTCTTATCTGTTCATTTTAATTGTATTCCAATGCGtcaattctctcttctttgtaataataataaatgttttcTAAAGAGCGGTCTTCACAGATAGGCATGATCAACTTGCACACGGGCGGGTAAATAAGCAGTTTCCTCGCCTGCAATGTCAGTTTTACAGTTGACCGCCTTTGTGGACAGGCCTCGACTTTcaatccccttcctttccttaacAAGCAACGTCTACAGTAGctccaagctttttttttttttttttttattccgcctCCAATACATCATAACATATTGTTTACGTTGGCGTAACCGGCGTTTATTAATGCGCGATCCTCTCATTCACTATTGAACGAGGGCTAGCGGCCGGTTTGTTGGAATTGTGCGAGGCCGACCCAATGAATACTCATGTGTtttggacatgcatatacacagaaacgaattcagatctatcagtctatatatgcatatctaccggtagatatatataattatatacataattatatatattatacataaattttatatattatatatatgagaaatatcttgatatccatttatttgtgtatatgcatgtccatataatgAATATTCGTTAGGTCGGGCCCCactcaattttaacaaactggccgttgGTCACATGACAAAACCCACCCCAGCCTTACTCCTCTTCACCCATtgcatttttctttcctcctcatcatatATTAAATTTCCACTAGACCTCAAGACCTGCCTCTCGTCGATGTTTTCGGTTCTCCTCAGGGCAAATTTCCTCTTACTTTAGCCATAATGCATATTTCTTCTCTGTGTTTTTCAGCATTACGTTCCTTATTATTCATAAATTATCTACGGTAGATGCGGACCTTGTTTGCCACACTCAACTGTAACAACCTACTCGTGTATTACTAGGACATTACAACATACTCTTGCATTACTCGAGAAATTGTCCTCTGCAGTTCCCGGAATGATGCTacgttaatatttatttatttttagataagCTTTATATCCTATTGACAGCAGTTTCCCATTTCCTTCGGCATTTTTATTAAGAAGCTATTTCATATTTCGTGTTATAATACGCTTCTCGTCAATGGCAGAATAATGTGAAGACATTCAGACTTCCTCTTTCAGGAAAAGAGAGTGGGCATGCGCGGAGACTGTTTAATTAAGGCACGCTGGAAATACATTTAATTGAAACATGGGCAAGAACGTGCTAAGGTACACGTGTGGCGAGAGGAGGGGGTATTTTTCGGTTAGTAAGTTATTCCCTTCATGGCAATTACAAGCCTGTACCTTGCTCTCCAATGAGAATCACAAAGTACGCTCCAGCACATACGCAACAGGTGTGTCTACGTAATTGAGGGTACGCTCACCAGGTTATCAACTAGCAATAAACAAGTGTTAACTTTCAATTAAGAGAACACTCAAGAGCTGCCAAACAAGACCAGCTGCAGTATCAGTTACTTGACACCTGGACTCCAAATTGGAACTTAACTTTCCGTCATTTCAAGCTCCTAAACCCTGGAATTGCCCCGCTCCCCGATGATTACCATTAACTCATCGCCATTGCCATCTAGTATTGATATTATCGGCATTAATACTTAGTTACAATATTAATCATTGCATCATGGCTTGTAACAAACGATATTAAAACGGTATATCACTCTTCCGAGACTTACGTAATACTCAGTTATATATTGCTATGTAGTAATATTAGTTATCTTCTTTTTCAACTCTGCTAGATAGTTGTTACGTATTTGCACGTCGTCTTGACAATGTCGACGgtcatatattaaaaatattgtGATAGGGTGAAGCTTAAAGGAAATCTTTTAGTTCATAAGGCGATGTTTGTGGATTCATAGAATGGTTATATTCAAAACGAATAAATGTGCCATACAGAATCATGAAATATGTATTATGGCGAAAAGTTAAAAACAAGTTAATGATTAGGACAAAATCTCTCCATTGACAAAGGTTGTAGAACACTGTAGTTtagcatggtagtgaaaagggtaaagaggcaAACGAAGGTTATTCAGGACTGACAAAAAGCCAACctctcatcctttcagcacggctctcacacttcAGGATGAGGACAAGgacatgaagagaaggaaaagggaagagaaaaaagaccatgcaaaattagtatCAACGAGAGCGGATGTTGTTGATTGTTGATCAGTTACACTGGGCCTTGGTCTCCTCTTCTAAGCCTTCCACAACAAagagcaagggattgggggagtTAACGCTTCTAGCTGCCAGCGATGACTTGCCTGGTACAAAAATGAAGTGTAATTGTTGCACTGCCCTACCCTGTTACTTCATTTCCATGAAGAATGACGCACCCGCGGATGCAGAGAAAGAGcgctaacagaaaaaaataagggaagggaaaatcaAGAAAACCTTAATGAAATGGGTTATTCTTTTAATGAAATGGCGTGACAAGTTTGTTTTTCAACTATTTACAAGTTTGTGGGTATGGTGATGATACTGTCAGGTGATACAATAAATTATATGGACTACAATGCACTACACCTCACGAGTGAAGAATTTTGGGATGAGCTACAATCTTTAAAATCATTATCCACAGAGACTCGGCTTCATCATTAGCTTGCCTTATTGGTGATTACAATGAAATATGCAGAGTGGGCGAGATAAATGATTACTAGCCTCGCAAGGTGCAGCTGTAATCCggaattcatttttatttattcattgatgttttttacctttttttattttttattctttttttttttaactttattctCTACATTCGTTTGCTGCAAAAATGAACTGGGAAGTGCTGTggacaaatgaaacaaaatacacacaagctTAAACTTGAAAATACAAATTGTGATTTTAAAATAAGGAAGATCTTTTTGTTAATTTACCATTAATATACTTCAGTAATGCACTTACATACAAAGAggacttttatatatatcaaactaGCTTCCGTGCTCATTTCTGCACACACTAACCACTTTCAAAGGTGCTCATAAACAATGCAATGTACATGATATCCTACTGCTCTAATAAAATAGATATCAATAAATTTTGGTTCACACAAAAATCCATGACAAACTATAACATAACACTTAGtgagtagaaaaaaatatcaatcaaaCAGAATGACGTATTCATGTAGGACACATGTTTGCTGCACATAACAGGACATCCGGACCCCACCAACCTTATTCAAACACATGGCCACTACACTCTTGAACACCCAGAAGATATATTTTTGTCTCCATAATTAtcctaaacaaaaaaaagaaaaaaaaaatcaaatacaacaGTGGCTGTTTACACAGCGATGATTTGTCCCCATCCAGCATTGATAACTTTCCGGGAACTTTTCATTGTTTGTTACTCTTTTAATATCAGTCTTTAACTTGGGACGATGCGGATGAGGAgaaaccattattattcttagccTATGTAGGTTTTTCTTTAACACAAGGAAATGTACAATTTCTGAGAATGATCTGAGGGTTCATCGTGGGAACTGCAGGTACATATACATCGTAAAAGGAAGaggttattattcagtccatgaaGTCTCCAGTCACTTGGTATAGTGTCTGCAATATGATAACAGACAGTTTCATGTGGTTAAGCCAGAGGATTGGAAGGCCTGATTGTCTAATTCAATTTACCTGACAAACTGtatcaaaaaataaagaaattaggtCACAAATGctgcaattttattttttttgatcgAAAACAGACTTCCACTGCCTTAATAATGGGGAAAAATAAACAGTTTTCAAAAATGTAGAAGGTAACCATATCTACTTCCAGCAATGAGATCAGATAATGGGAGTAATGTTACAAAACGCACAACATTGGCCTTGGCAACATGTCCACAAAACTTCTTCCTTATTAATATGAAATGGAAGATAGGTCTTGCAGATTTTACTTCCAAAGCATAAAACTATTCACTCTATTAAATACTCTACTTACTATGCTTAATTTCACACATCTAAACACAAACTAAATAAGCTAGTTTAGGTCAGATCaaacactttcactttcactgtcCATCCATTTCCCATCTTTCTTACTCCTTACATTAGTTACGTGTAATTAAAGTTGAAATGGACATGCCACAAAATAAAACTATGCATGTAACATCAATTCCAGGTGTTAAAACttggaggagaaaagaaattgCATTGAGGTAGCAAGCACTTTGGCCATTATGCCAATGCATCATGATACATGCTATGTTCACTGATCTAAATTCTCGCCAGACTCCCGTTCCAATGAAATTCTATGCCTTTGTCATTATGCAGCAGCTGGACGAAAAATAGACACCTACAAAGGCAGATTAACCTCAGCAGTGGTGCAAAacagtaaggaagaaaaaaagggacaaatACTTCAATATTTTCACATTTACAATAGTTCTATATTTTTGCCTACCTCAAATATTAAACCTAACTCTAATATGAATTTGTACGGTTTTGATTGGTAGGTGTAAATCTCTATCTTGACACATTTTCCATGTGACTTTGAGAAGAAATTTGCACTGGTGTATGATTATTGGCCAATGATGAAGCTTGTGTGGGTGGAATCTGTGGCAGTGAAAGTGGTGAGGGGCTTTTTGAAGGCAATGGTTGGGATGAATGACCTGGAATTTGTGAATGAGGATGCACTGTTGCAGAAGGGTAAGACTGCAATGAAGCTGGTGGCCCCTGACTGGCTGGATGGGCTGAGGAGTACACAGGTGTGAGGAACTGACTGTTTACTGTTGAAACTGACGTATGTGATGGGTCTGGTGCCATATGTATAGATGTTGGCTGTATGTGACTTTGCAATGATCCTGAAGATTGTATCTGTGAGTGATCATGTGGGTGCATGGCCATTGGGCCATGACTTTGTACATGGACTGGCTCCTGGGTGCGAAAATGAGTATGGGCTTCAGCTTGTAAAGGAAGCGATGCTTGTGGATTTGACTGCATCTCTGTATGAGCTGATAAAGATGTATGTGCTTCTACCGATGAATATGACTGGTCAATAGATGAAcatggctgtgtatgtgtatccactGCATTAGGAGATGGAACTTGTGACTGCAAAGTTATGGCTCCATGATTCTTCAAGGGTGTGTGAGCTTCATGACTCTCTTGAGAGGAACCAGAGACTTTAACAGTATGCTGGAGAGTGTCTTCTCGCAGTTGCTTTGGTGAGCGAGTTTTTACCTCATTATGACTGAAGGTCACAGCTTCTTGACAAGTAGATGTCATCCTTTTTTCTGGAAGACTTATATCTACCTGTTCAAGATGTGGCATAATGGCATCTTCATCATATTCCACTTCCAATGAATGATCTGGTCTCCTCTCTTGAGCTTCTTCTGGTCTTGAGTTGCTATCTTCACACTTGGATTCCTCTTTTATTAGCACAGGTTCATTTAACATTTCAGAACCAGATGTATTTCTTGCTGAAGATACCCATGTCCGTTCCAGCTTTTCTTGATGGGTCTGCTCTTTCACAAGTACAGGCATCTGATCTGTCTCAGACTCTGATTCTGCAGGACTGCAATCATTTGAACATTTTTGCCCTGAAATAGGTTCATTAGTATTATCTGGTTTTGTACTTTCTTTCGAAAGTGATGACATCTCATTTGCTGATGATGTATCTGGAGTACTCAGAGATCCTTTTGCAGGGACTTGGCCAGGTTTACTTGACTCTTTGTCCTCTTCCATAACTGATCCAAGCAATCCTGATAGATCTGGTGTGCAAACAATCTCACCTGGACTATTTTGAAGCCTGACAATTCTTAAGGGATTAATCCCCTTTCTAATCTCATCTGCAGAGGCTTTATTGAAATTTTCTGGCAAGCTTCTGAATTTATCAGCTGCAACTTGCAGATTACTCTGTGATATTATCTTTGGGATGTCACTAATCACTACAGATCGACTGGGAATAATTTTTTTGTCAAAATTTGGAGTTCTCTGGCGTGGCATCTTTGGTTTCATTACTCTATTTTCTTCACGAGGTGGACTGCGGTATTGGACTACCACTGAGGAAGATACTGGCAGAAGTATCCCAGGAACATCTGCAGTTTCCTTCCTTTTAGTCAAATCAGTGGATGTTACTTTTGGTGCTATAGCAACTGGTTTGGGGGCTATACTCTTGAGCTCCTTTGCATGAGCACTAATCTTTGGCACCTTCCCTAATTTTGTCACCTCAGTTCCAGCAGGCAATGTGACAGTAGTTCCAGCCAACCGCAACTTCTCATGAAGGGTCTCCATAGAAAGCAGAGTTTTCCCTACTGGTGCTTTGCCTTTCACACCTTGCTCGAGCTTGGGAATTTGCATGTGACCTGCTTTGCCCAACTTGAGCAAATTTGTCTTGGATGTTCTGGGACCTCTGCTCTTTGGTGTCTTGGAGGCATTCCCCTGTCTCCTGGGGTTGCTAGTCTTGGGGGTCTTCGCTACCTTGGATGTTGAGGGGCCAAAGGACATGTGTGTGGGGGACATGTAATTCTCTTCCGGCTTGGAACTGATAATGCCCTCAATGTCTGACAGAACCTGCCCCAGCTCATGTTGCAgatcctccttcttgtccttgtCCGATTCTGCTGTAccatcctccttcatcttcaaccCAGAGCTGGAGAGGGCCATGGCTGATGGGATGCCAACTCTCTCGCCAtccagcttcttcttcttcttagaatAAACCCCTGAAGTCCCAGGCATGCTTCGTTTGACAGGTGAAGTTCTTTCAGGTGATGCTGTAGCACTGTCTGTTGGATAGGTAGaaagaacacaaaacacaaataaaaaaggcaAGAATTATTGCCCTTTGAACActattaaggtgctgtcacactagcacttttttcgttttttattttttgcaattttctgaaattttttcaatttttgaGCGGTCAATTTTCTGGTCTGACAATAATGATTGTTTCCGTCTGCAAAACCTTTcagtcaactttttcagccaagaatagtcaaatcaagagctatattcgagaatgtttgtatttatgttaaataaaattgtcaaaaaattgatggaaaaagtgctagtgtgacacggcctttcaTATGTAGTTTACttaattattaacacacacacaaaaataataataataaaataaaatttctaTTTTAACATATAACTATAATAACTACATTAATCTAATTTATATATACCTCTTAGCAattcatatttgtgtttgtgtgtgtgtgtgtaggtgtgtgtgcgtgtgtgtgtaggtgtgtgcgtgtgtgtgtaggtgtgtgtgcgtgtaggtatgtaggtgtgtgtgtgtgtgtgtgtgtgtgtgtgtgtgtgtgtgtgtgtgtgtgtgcgtgtgtgtgcgtgtgtgtgtgcgtttgtgtgtgtgcgcgtttgtgtgtaggtgtgtgtttgcatgtgtgtgtgtgtaggtgcgtgtgtgtgtgcatgtgtgtgtgcatgtgtgtgtgtgcatgtgtgtgtgtgcatgtgtgtgtgtgcatgtgtgtgtgtgcttgtgtgtgtgtgtgtgtgtgtgtgtgtacatgtgtgtgtgcatgtgtgtgtgtgtgcatgtgtgtgtgtgtgtgtgtgcatgtgtgtgtgtgtgtgcatgtgtgtgtgtgtgtgcatgtgtgtgtgtgtgtgcatgtgtgtgtgtgtgtgcatgtgtgtgtgtgtgtgcatgtgtgtgtgtgtgtgcatgtgtgtgtgtgtgcatgtgtgtgtgtgtgcatgtgtgtgtgtgtgtgtgcatgtgtgtgtgtgtgtacgtgtgtgtgtgtgtgcatgtttgtgtgtgtacgtgtgtgtgtgtgtacgtgtgtgtgtgtgtgtgtgcatgtgtgcatgtgtgtgtgtgtgtgtgcatgtgtgtgtgtgtgtgtgtgtgtgtgtgtgtgtgtgtgcatgtgtgtgtgtgtgtgtttgtgtaggtgtttgcatgtgtgtgtaggtgtgtgtttgcatgtgtgtgtaggtgtgtgtttgcatgtgtgtttgtgtgtatgcgtgtgtgtgtgcatgtgtgtgtgtgcatgtgtgtgtgtgtgtgtgtgcatgtgtgtgtgtgtgtgtgtgtgtgcatgcgtgtgtgtgtgcatgcgtgtgtgtgtgcgtgtatgtgtgtgcatgtgtgcgtgcgtgtgtgtgtatgtgcgtgtgtgtgtgtatgcgtgtgtgtgtgtgtgtgtgtgcgtgtgtgtgtgtgtgtgcgtgtgtgtgtgcgtgtgtgcatgtgtgtgtgtgtgtgtgtgtgtgtgtgtgtgcatgtgtgtgtgtgtgtgtgcatgtgtgtgtgcgtgtgtgtgtgtgtgcgtgtgtgtgtgtacatgtgtgtgtgtacatgtgtgtgtgtgcatgtgtgtgtgtgcgtgtgtgcatgtgtgtgtgtgcgtgtgtgcatgtgtgtgtgtgcgtgtgtgcatgtgtgtgtgtgcgtgtgtgcatgtgtgtgtgtgcgtgtgtgcatgtgtgtgtgtgtgtgtgtgcatgtgtgtgtgtgtgtgtgtgtgtatgtgtgtgtgcatgtgcgtgtgcatgtttgtgttcatgtgtgtgtgtgtgtgtgtgcatgtctgtttgcgtgtgtgtgtgtgtgtgcatgtgtgtgtgtgtgcatgtgtgtgtgtgtgtgtgcatgtgtgtgtgtgcatatgtgtgtgtgtatgtgtgtctgcatgtgtgtgtgcatgtgtgtgcatgtgtgtgtgtgtgcatgtgtgtgtgcatgtgtgtgtgtgtgtatgtgtgtgtgtatatatgtatgtgtgtgtttggtgtgtgtgtgtgtttggtgtgtgtgtgtgtatgtgtgtgtatatatgtgtgtatgtgtgtgtatgtgtgtgtgtgtgcgtgtgtgtgtgtgtgtgtgtgtgcatgtgtgtgcatatgtctgcatgtgtgtgcatgtgtctgtatgtgtgtgtgtgtctgtgtgtgtgtctctgtgtgtgtgtgtgtgtgtgtgtctgtgtgtgcatgtgtgtgggtgtgtgggtgtgtgtgtgtctatgtgtgtgggtgtgtgggtgtctatgggtgtgggtgtgtgggtgtctatgggtgtgtgtgtgtgtgtgcatgtgtgtgtgcacgcatgtgtgcatgtgtgtgtgcacgcatgtgtccatgtgtgcgcgcgcatgtgtccatgtgtgtgaatgtgtgtatgtgttgtgtgtgtttgtgtgtgcatgtgtgtgtgtgtgtgtgtatgtgttgtgtgtgtttgtgtgtgcatgtgtgtgtgtgtgtgtgtgtgtgtgtgtgtgtgtgtgtgtgtgtgtgtgtgtgtgtgtgtgtgtgtgtgtgcatgtgtgtgtgtgtgtgtgtgtgtgtgtgtgtgtgtgtgtgtgtgtgtgtgtgtgtgtgtgtgtgtgtatgtgtgtgtgtgtgtgtgtgtgtgtgtgtgtgtgtgtgtgtgtgtgtgtgtgtgtttgtgtgtgtgtgtgtgtgtgtgtgtgtgtgtgtgtgtgtgcatgtgtctgtgtgtgtgtgtgtgtgtttgtgtgtatgtgtgtgtgtgtgtgtgtgtgcgtgtgtgtgtgcatgtgtgtgtgcgtgtgtgtgtgcgtgtgcatgtgtctgtatgtgcgtgtgtttgtgtgtgtctatgtgtgtgggtgtgtgtgtgtctatgtgtgtgggtgtgtgggtgtctatgggtgtgggtgtgtgggtgtctatgggtgtgggtgtgtgggtgtctatgggtgtgtgtgtgtgtgtgtgcatgtgtgtgtgcatgcatgtgtgcatgtgtgtgtgtacgcatgtgtccatgtgtgcgcgcgcatgtgtccatgtgtgtgaatgtgtgtatgtgttgtgtgtgtttgtgtgtgcatgtgtgtttgtgtgtgcatgtgtgtgtgtgtgtgcttgtgtgtgtgtgtgtgtgtgtgtgcttgtgtgtgtgtgtgtgtgtgtgtgtgtgtgtgtgtgtgtgtgtgtgtgtgtgtgtgtgtgtgtgtgtgtgtgtgtgtgtgtgtgcgcgtgtgtgtgtgtgtgtgtgtgcgtgtgtgtgtgtgtgtgcgtgtgcgtgtgtatgtgtgtgtgtgtgtgtatgtgtgtgtgtgtatgtgtgtgtgtgtgtgtgtgtgtgtgtgtgtatgtgtgtgtgtgtgcgtgtgtgtgtgtgcccgtgtgtgtgtgcatatgtgtgtgtgtgtgtgcgtgtgcatatgtgtgtgtgtatgtgtgtgtgcatatgtgtgtgtgtgtgtgtgtgtgtgcatatgtgtgtgtgtgagtgcatatgtctgtgtctgtgtgcatatgcgtgtgtgtgtgtgtgtgtatgtgtgtgtgcatgtgtgtgtgtgtgtgtgtgtgtgtgtgtgtgtgtgtgtgtgtgtgtgtgttcacgtgtgtgcatgtgtgtgtgtgtgcatatgtgtgtgtgtgtgtgtgtgtgtgttcacgtgtgtgcatgtgtgtgcatgtgtgtgtgtgtgtgtgtgtgtgtgtgtgtgtgtatgtgtgtgtgtatgtgtgtacatatgtgtgtgtgtgtgtgtgtgtgtgtgtgtacatatgtgtgtgtgtgtgtgtgcatatgtgtgtgtgtgtgtgtacatatgtgtgcgtgtgtgtgtgttatgtgtgtgtgtgtgtgtgtgtgtgtgtgtgtgtgtgtgtgtgtgtgtgtgtgtgtgtgtgtgtgtgtgtgtgtgtgtgtgtgtgtgtgtgcatacgtgtgcatacctgtgcatgttcgtgtgtgtgtgtgcatgtgtatgtgtgtgtgtgcatgtgtgtgtgtgtgtgtgtgtgtgtgtgtgtgtgtgtgtgtgtgtgtgtgcatgtgtgtgtgtgcatgtgtgtgtgtgcatgtgtgtgtgtgtgtgtgtgtgtgtgtgtgtgtgtgtgtgtgtgtgtgtgtgtgtgtgtgtgtgtgtgtgtgtgtgtgtgtgtgtgtgtgtgtgtgtgtgtgtgtgtgcatgtgcgtgtgcgtgcgcgtgtgcatgaatgtgtgtgtgtgtgtgtgtgtgtgcatgaatgtgtgtgtgtgtgtgtgtgtgtgcatgaatatgtgttcgtgtgtgcacgtgtgcatgaatgtgtgttcgtgtgtgcacgtgtgcatgaatgtgtgttcgtgtgtgcacgcgtgcatgaatgtgtgttcgtgtgtgcacgtgtgcatgaatgtgtgttcgtgtgtgcacgtgtgcatgaatgtgttcgtgtgtgcacgtgtgcatgaatgtgtgttcgtgtgtgcacgtgtgcatgaatgtgtgtttgtgtgtgcacgtgtgcatgaatgtgtgtttgtgtgtgcacgtgtgcatgaatgtgtgttcgtgtgtgcacgtgtgcatgaatgtgtgttcgtgtgtgcacgtgcgcatgaatgtgtgttcgtgtgtgcacgtgtgcatgaatgtgtgttcgtgtgtgtacttgtgcatgaatgtgtgttcgtgtgtgcacatgtgcatgtgtgtgttgtgtgtttgttcctTATATATAAATCTGAGTAAATATTTCTATTAACTGAAAAACAATGGAACTAGTTTCTTGCTATGAAATAGCTAAATAGTTGATTCAAACTCATGATACCAATGAATGATAGTCAAGAGACTGGAAGATCTTATACTAAGGTGTTAAGAATGAAACGTGAAAAACATGCACAGGTTTTTTAACTTTCTGAGCTATCCAGTGACAACTAAACAAAATGGAAAGCTTCCATTAAAGATGAAGGACTCTTGTCCATTCTACATTTGGGCAGATGAgcatggtggggaggaggggggaggcaattTTAATATATACTATCTTCTTttactgttgattttttttcattagcaTTAAACTTGTCTTTAGCTTATTTCAGTATTGTTTAGGAATGCATATCTTTGTTTGTCAAACCTATAAAGTAAACAAGCAGGTTTACAtaccaaaataaaacgaaaaataaaaatatacacatctgttgtgcatttacatatatcagTATACTTCAACATTTAGGCAAAGGCATTCCTATAAATATCCAAAttacgaaaataaaacaaaagacaggAAGTGCATAAAATTAAATTTTGTCATTTAAAGCAATGCACTGTCAATGAGAACACGAACTTCCCATGTTGATCGCCTCCCTGTCCCCATACTCTCTAAATCACCTCACACTGGTTGGTGAAGGTGATCACGACACTTGATGGTTCACTCACTTGTCCAGCCTGAAATATTACTAAATTGTAGAAGGCAATCTTGTTTCACGCTCATCTGCATGTTTATATAGAGACATTTCATataaacattcatgtatacaAACAAGCAAGCTCCCTTCATCTAATTTTTGGATAAAAAAGAAGTGACTCTTTTTGCCAAAACTGAAGAGACTTAATAGCATTAATAAGGAACTCAGAGGGATGGAATCAGTGAAAACCATTAAAGCAAACAAAGTATGCATGACATAGTAGTACCAGCAAACTGTACAAAATTAAAGTAAAAGTGGAGGAAAAgaataggggaaaggaaagaaatgcaaaaaCAGCAATTAACAAGAGCTGCAAGAGAGTGGTCTTAGAAAGACAAATTCAACTTACAGGATTCCCCGGCTTTGGCATATATATCGTCCAGAACCTGGGACAGCTCCtcgtccaccacctcctctcca
The sequence above is a segment of the Penaeus vannamei isolate JL-2024 chromosome 31, ASM4276789v1, whole genome shotgun sequence genome. Coding sequences within it:
- the LOC113816835 gene encoding uncharacterized protein isoform X1 — protein: MGDHPKIMVFRPTWEEFKDFSKYIEYIESQGANKAGLAKIIPPKEWCPRKEGYDLEKLDMTIPAPICQVVTGKQGLYQQINIQKKAMTVQEFYKMANNDRYRTPKHTSYEDLERKYWKNITYVSPIYGADVSGSITDPDVKEWNINNLGTILDYVNEDYGISIEGVNTAYLYFGMWKTTFAWHTEDMDLYSINYLHFGAPKTWYAIPPEHGRRLERLANGFFPNSFKACPAYLRHKMSLMSPQILKQYSIPFNKITQDEGEIMITFPYGYHAGFNHGFNCAESTNFAMPRWVEYGKRATQCQCRGDMVKISMDTFVKRFQPERYELWLAGKDIGPHPEDPTRSTAAAQPSINDVLCNKKNVTPSPLIEQLLNQSPKKKKPKRHPIHQNKNEEELIFTGEEVVDEELSQVLDDIYAKAGESYSATASPERTSPVKRSMPGTSGVYSKKKKKLDGERVGIPSAMALSSSGLKMKEDGTAESDKDKKEDLQHELGQVLSDIEGIISSKPEENYMSPTHMSFGPSTSKVAKTPKTSNPRRQGNASKTPKSRGPRTSKTNLLKLGKAGHMQIPKLEQGVKGKAPVGKTLLSMETLHEKLRLAGTTVTLPAGTEVTKLGKVPKISAHAKELKSIAPKPVAIAPKVTSTDLTKRKETADVPGILLPVSSSVVVQYRSPPREENRVMKPKMPRQRTPNFDKKIIPSRSVVISDIPKIISQSNLQVAADKFRSLPENFNKASADEIRKGINPLRIVRLQNSPGEIVCTPDLSGLLGSVMEEDKESSKPGQVPAKGSLSTPDTSSANEMSSLSKESTKPDNTNEPISGQKCSNDCSPAESESETDQMPVLVKEQTHQEKLERTWVSSARNTSGSEMLNEPVLIKEESKCEDSNSRPEEAQERRPDHSLEVEYDEDAIMPHLEQVDISLPEKRMTSTCQEAVTFSHNEVKTRSPKQLREDTLQHTVKVSGSSQESHEAHTPLKNHGAITLQSQVPSPNAVDTHTQPCSSIDQSYSSVEAHTSLSAHTEMQSNPQASLPLQAEAHTHFRTQEPVHVQSHGPMAMHPHDHSQIQSSGSLQSHIQPTSIHMAPDPSHTSVSTVNSQFLTPVYSSAHPASQGPPASLQSYPSATVHPHSQIPGHSSQPLPSKSPSPLSLPQIPPTQASSLANNHTPVQISSQSHMENVSR